In Sphingobacterium zeae, one genomic interval encodes:
- a CDS encoding TonB-dependent receptor — translation MKKYKYLIIMKMIIMLLLFTLGQLHAGSFAQTVNIKKKNSSIVNVFREIKKQTGYTVLCKSEIVNNTPVITVDFNNVPLDRALTELLTPHGLTYFKEGKSIVVKAGKTDLAIDRSHSTAKDNTLELQKNIHGQVTDQQGKALSGVSVTVKGTKATVGTDQNGNYSIAANRGATLVFSFLGYDRKEVEVTGETLNVSLQFSQSNLEEVVVTGYGTFKKADYTGSASTIRTDRMADVPAVNFSTMLQGNAPGVQVNSLSGQPGGATDIRIRGMGSINASNKPLFVIDGVPVMSENIASSSSNNAGLDVMSTINSADIEQITVIKDAAAASLYGSRAAGGVILITTKSGKAGKPVFSVKGDYGLSSQATDFREVMDGPQRREMLLEGLRNRARYLDKLTDETKIEDYAQANIDKYAPKPTSGWADWKKELFRRNSPFRNADISASGGDSKLSYYTSMGYTNQTGLSYQSGFERLTGRLNVKYKMSKKMELGANILYSNITQDVNSEGGGYTSPIYSSRHKITASEPVYNEDGSFYLDFFSNGPRNPKASSLYNFRREKGDRSFNTVFANYKFIDGLVFNTTFSLDHTTTRYNSWSDPRTSDGEKTNGSLTTSFSDYKQMVWRNSLTYTKTIAEKHHLDILGGYEVNSYRKEGLSGAKDNFPTVDKTVLSNGSVLIDATGSNSEWRLLSYLSRANYNFDDKYFLGGSIRMDGSSRIHRSNRWGTFWSLSGAWKFTKEDFMASLNDVISDGKIRVSYGTNGTLPSSYYTYMDLTGFGFPYRNNPGIREIQIGNPGLKWEKQNNLNVGLDLRLFERLGLTFEWYKRQSSDLLNDVPTSYTTGFSSYLSNIGTIRNSGIELDLNADILRSGAFKWTSSLNFGMNRNKTIALSDGSSELRDGTQIHRIGQPWYSYYLIEFAGINKDTGVPQYYINDPANPGSREITEDYTAATRILYKSADPKLVGGFTNTFRYKFLDLNFTWTYSLGGNSYDSGAQKTELGGKTGYDNIPKYYERRWQKPGDETDIEMFMVGNKYDMSSVANTRRVHSTDHIRLKNLTFGVSIPQHISRRLKVSNIRAFCSGMNLLTFAAYKNYDPEVPVDGVVYFESPKLKTVTFGLDVKF, via the coding sequence ATGAAAAAGTATAAATACCTCATTATTATGAAAATGATTATTATGCTTCTTTTATTTACACTGGGACAGCTCCATGCCGGAAGTTTTGCCCAGACAGTAAATATTAAAAAGAAGAATAGTTCGATCGTCAACGTATTTCGTGAAATCAAAAAACAGACCGGATATACTGTTCTGTGCAAATCAGAAATCGTCAATAATACACCTGTTATTACGGTTGATTTCAATAACGTTCCTTTGGACCGTGCTTTGACAGAGCTTCTTACTCCACATGGTTTAACCTATTTTAAGGAGGGAAAATCAATCGTTGTTAAGGCTGGAAAGACTGACTTGGCGATTGATCGCTCACATAGCACGGCGAAAGACAACACGCTTGAACTGCAAAAGAACATTCATGGTCAGGTCACCGATCAGCAGGGTAAGGCCCTTTCAGGTGTAAGTGTTACCGTAAAGGGTACAAAAGCGACTGTGGGTACAGATCAAAACGGAAATTATTCGATTGCTGCCAACCGTGGAGCGACGCTAGTTTTCAGTTTTTTGGGCTACGATCGCAAGGAGGTTGAAGTGACTGGGGAAACACTCAACGTGAGCCTGCAGTTTAGCCAATCCAATCTGGAGGAGGTTGTTGTCACGGGCTATGGAACTTTTAAGAAGGCAGATTATACGGGATCGGCTTCGACGATTCGGACCGACCGCATGGCGGATGTTCCGGCAGTAAACTTCTCAACTATGCTACAGGGCAATGCCCCCGGTGTTCAGGTAAACTCCCTATCGGGACAACCCGGAGGAGCGACCGATATTCGTATCCGCGGTATGGGATCCATTAATGCCTCCAACAAACCCTTGTTTGTCATTGATGGTGTACCTGTAATGTCTGAAAATATTGCTTCAAGCAGTTCTAACAATGCCGGATTGGATGTCATGTCGACCATAAATAGTGCCGATATTGAGCAAATTACGGTGATCAAAGATGCGGCAGCAGCTTCTCTTTACGGTTCACGCGCTGCCGGTGGTGTGATCTTAATTACCACCAAGTCCGGCAAAGCAGGTAAGCCCGTGTTTTCAGTGAAAGGAGACTATGGGCTATCCAGTCAGGCGACAGATTTTCGCGAAGTAATGGATGGGCCACAACGACGTGAGATGCTTTTGGAGGGCCTGCGCAATAGAGCTCGCTATTTAGATAAACTAACGGATGAGACCAAGATTGAAGATTATGCGCAGGCAAATATTGATAAATATGCACCTAAGCCGACAAGCGGTTGGGCAGATTGGAAAAAAGAACTTTTTCGTCGCAACTCACCATTCAGAAATGCAGATATATCTGCTTCGGGTGGAGATAGCAAGCTTTCCTACTATACATCCATGGGTTATACCAACCAGACAGGATTATCCTATCAGTCAGGCTTCGAGCGTCTCACTGGAAGACTGAACGTCAAGTACAAAATGAGTAAAAAGATGGAGTTGGGGGCCAATATTTTGTATTCCAACATTACACAAGATGTCAATTCTGAAGGAGGAGGTTATACCTCCCCAATCTATTCTTCACGTCATAAGATTACGGCATCAGAGCCGGTTTATAACGAAGATGGATCTTTCTACCTGGATTTCTTTTCTAATGGCCCACGTAATCCCAAGGCTTCTTCCCTGTACAATTTCCGACGGGAAAAAGGTGACCGTTCATTCAATACGGTTTTTGCCAACTATAAATTTATTGATGGGCTAGTTTTTAATACAACTTTTAGCCTGGATCATACAACAACGCGCTACAACTCCTGGTCGGATCCTCGTACCTCGGATGGCGAAAAGACGAATGGTTCCTTGACCACAAGTTTTTCGGACTATAAACAAATGGTATGGCGTAATAGCCTAACATACACCAAAACAATTGCGGAGAAGCATCATTTGGATATATTGGGCGGTTATGAGGTGAATTCTTATCGTAAAGAAGGATTGAGCGGTGCCAAGGACAATTTTCCGACCGTGGATAAAACGGTGTTGTCCAACGGTTCGGTTTTGATCGATGCTACGGGATCCAATAGTGAGTGGCGTTTGCTCTCTTACTTGTCACGTGCGAACTATAATTTTGATGACAAGTACTTTCTAGGAGGTAGTATTCGTATGGATGGTAGCTCGCGGATTCACCGTAGCAACCGCTGGGGAACATTCTGGTCATTGTCGGGAGCTTGGAAGTTTACAAAAGAAGACTTTATGGCATCTTTAAATGATGTGATCAGTGATGGTAAAATCCGTGTTTCTTATGGTACCAATGGTACGTTGCCATCCAGCTATTATACGTATATGGATTTGACAGGTTTTGGCTTTCCCTATAGGAATAACCCTGGTATACGGGAAATCCAGATTGGAAATCCGGGTCTGAAATGGGAAAAACAGAATAACCTCAATGTAGGTTTAGATTTACGTTTGTTTGAACGACTGGGACTTACCTTTGAATGGTACAAGCGTCAGTCATCGGATTTGTTGAATGATGTTCCTACATCTTACACAACGGGATTCTCATCCTATCTGAGCAATATTGGAACGATTCGCAATTCGGGTATTGAGCTCGACCTGAATGCAGATATTCTACGGAGTGGGGCATTTAAATGGACATCGAGTTTAAACTTTGGAATGAACCGTAATAAAACGATTGCCTTATCTGATGGTAGTTCGGAACTGCGGGATGGGACACAGATTCACCGCATCGGACAACCCTGGTATAGTTATTATTTAATCGAATTTGCAGGGATTAATAAAGATACCGGTGTACCACAATATTATATTAATGATCCTGCGAATCCCGGATCGAGAGAGATAACTGAGGATTATACTGCTGCAACACGGATATTGTACAAGAGTGCAGATCCCAAGCTTGTAGGTGGTTTTACAAATACATTCCGTTATAAATTTTTGGATCTGAATTTCACTTGGACTTATTCACTGGGTGGAAATTCCTATGATAGTGGTGCGCAGAAAACGGAGTTGGGTGGTAAAACAGGTTATGACAATATTCCAAAATATTACGAGCGGAGATGGCAAAAGCCGGGTGATGAAACCGATATAGAGATGTTTATGGTCGGAAATAAATATGACATGAGCAGTGTGGCCAATACTCGTCGTGTGCATTCTACTGACCATATCCGTTTGAAAAACCTGACTTTCGGGGTTTCTATTCCGCAGCATATCTCCCGTAGACTAAAAGTGAGTAATATCCGGGCTTTCTGTTCTGGTATGAACTTACTGACATTTGCGGCTTATAAAAACTAC